The DNA segment CCCGGTCCTCATCGCCTAAGTAATGGGCTTCATCCAGGATGACAAAATCCGTGTCCAGATCTTCGCCCCGGTGCATGGCATCATAGAGCTGGTTGCGCAGGATCTCCGTTGTACCCACAATAATCGGGGCATCGGTGTTCTCCTTGCGGTCGCCGGTCAGAATACCGATATTTGCCTCACCGAAAATCTTAGAAAATTCGCTGTATTTGGAGTTGGTCAAAGCTTTTAACGGCGAGGCATACCAGGCTTTTCCCTGTTGATCCAGCGTTCGCCGGATAACCTGCTCCGCAATCCATGTTTTACCGGCCCCGGTCGGGGCGGTGACCAGGCAGTCTCCGTGTTGGATGGCCTCCAGCGCTTCTTCCTGGAACGGGTCGGGCTGGAAAGGTTTTTGCTCCGGCACCCCGATGCCGGCAAATACGCTTTTAAGCTTGCCGTCTGCGCCGGGTTTAAGCTTGCCGGCCGTCGGTTTTTTGTTTTTATTGGGTTTTCGCCGGGGGCTTCGCTTGGGTTCAGTCATTTAGATGCTGTATGATATCGGCTATTTTTTCTTTGGATTCAGATTCAACGTCATAGGGGGATACGCCGTTTAGATCCGCTTCAATGAGCGCATCATCATAGGGCAGAAACCCCAGGAATTCAAAATCGGAAAGGTGGGTTTTAAGGTATTCTTCATCCTTTGGGCTGCGGATTTTGTTGCCCACCAGGGAGATGGCGTTTAAACCGATTTCTCCGGCAAGCGAGCGGATGTGGGTGGCCGTGTCAATGCTTCTCCGGCCCGGCTCAACCACCACCACCAGTTTATCCACCGCTTTGGCGGTGGCCCGGCCCAGGTGTTCGATCCCCGCCTCCATATCCATGATCACCATTTCATCCCGGGCCAGCACAATATGGGTGACAAGCGCTCTCAAAAGGGTGCTTTCCGGACAGATACAGCCGGAACCTCCCTTTTTAACGCCGCCCAGGCGCATGAGTTTGATGTTGCCGAGCTTGGCGGAGAGTGCCTCCGGCAGGTCGTCCACCTTGGGGTTTAATTTGAAAAATCCGCCGATGGAGCCGGGCTGGGCCTCGGTGCGCTCATAGACCAGATCCTTCATTTCCGAGATCGGCGTAATGGATTCGGCATTCTCGATGCCTACGGCGGAGGCGAGGTTTGCATCCGGATCCGCATCAATGGCCAGGACTTTCTTGTTGTTATCGTTAAACGCCCGTATCATCATGGCGGCAAATGTGGTTTTGCCCACCCCGCCCTTGCCGCTGACCGCTATTTTCATAATATATCCTTTCCTATCCCGTCTTACGCTTAATCTTACTCTTTATGATTTGAAAATATTGCTGTTATTCTTACTGCCATTAACTTTAGCCTTCCGCCACTGTCATTTCGAGGAGCGACAGTGACGGGAAATCTTAAAAAGTTACCCTGCTTCATAATTAGGATTGATTTTGAAATTTCAAGTATATATCATCATATCCGCGCCGGAGCAAGAAGATAATCAATTATTTAAATCAATTAAGTGAGTTTTGAATTTTTTATGACTGAATCCCAAGTTTCCAATGTCCCCGGTCGGCGGCCCGGCACCCCCGAAATCCTGGCCCCTGCCGGCAGCAAGGCGGCGTTTCTGGCCGCCCTTTCCGCTGAAGCGGACGCCATCTACTGCGGGTTAAAACAGTTCTCCGCCCGGATGGCGGCGGAGAACTTTACCATACCGGAGCTGGCCCGGCTTACGGGCCTTGCCCATGAGCGGAACACAGCCGTGTATGTGGCCATCAATACTCTGATCAAACCGGATGAACTCGACGATGCCGGCCGGCTGATCCAGCAGTTAAGCCGCCAGGTCCGGCCGGACGGGCTGATCATCCAGGACCTGGCGCTTCTGTCCCTGGCCCGCCAGGCCGGGTTTCGGGGCGAGATTCATCTCTCCACCATCGCCAATGTGAGTTTTCCCGGAGCCCTGGATATTATCCGGGGGCTGCCGGATATCAGCCGCGTGGTGCTGCCCCGGGAGCTAAGCATCGATGAAATCAAGGCAATGGCGGAAAATTGCGGCAATGATCTCTCCCTTGAAGTGTTTGTGCACGGGGCCCTCTGCTATGCGGTTTCCGGCAGATGCTACTGGAGCAGCTATCTGGGCGGGAAAAGCGGGCTTCGGGGAAGGTGCGTGCAGCCCTGCCGAAGGTTTTATGAGCAGGCCGGCGCGCGCCAAAAGTTTTTTTCCTGCCGGGATCTGTGGCTGGATGTGCTGGCCAAGCTGCTTGTGGAGATCCCCCAAATCTCCGCCTTAAAGATCGAGGGCCGGAAAAAGGGGCCGCACTATGTCTATTACACCACAGCCGCCTACCGGATGATCCGGGATTATCCCAATGACCGGGAGGCGAAAAAGGCGGTGTCCGAATACCTCGACTATGCCCTGGGCCGGAAAGGGACGCATTTTTATTTTCTGCCCCAGCGGCCGTTCTCACCCATTGATGTCGAGGACCACACCGGCTCCGGGTTGCTGGTGGGAAAAATCCAGGGGCCCAACAAGAAACCCTATCTTGAGCCGCGGATGGCCTTGTTCAACAATGATGTGCTGCGGATCGGCTATGAAGATGAGCCCTGGCACCGGATTTACCGGGTCAATAAAAATGTGCCCAAAAAGGGCAACCTGTACCTGAATTTCAGTGAAAAAGATCGTCCCAAAAATGCGACGGCAGTGTTTTTAATTGACCGCCGGGAAGGCGAACTCGATCAATCCATGGCCGAATTAGAAAACCAGCTGGAGCAGATCAGGGCGCCGGAGCCCCCAAAAACCCGTTTCCGGGCGGATCGGCCGCAGCGGGCCATCAAGCAGTTTCAGCCCTTTGATTTAACCGTTTACCGGGAAATGCCGGAGAAAAATCCGGACAAACAAGAGCATGTGGGCGTTTGGCTGTCTACTGAAGCCCCGGAAATTCAGATGACAGAGGACTATCGCGTCTGGTACTGGCTGCCCCCGGTGATCTGGCCGGATGAGGAAGCCGCGTTTGCGGCTTTAATCGATCAGGCCTTGAAGAATCGCTGCCGTAATTTTGTGCTGAATGCGCCCTGGCAGATCGCCTTTTTTCCGGATGATGCCAATCTGCGTTTGTGGGCCGGTCCGTTCTGCAATACGGCCAATGATCTGGCCGCTGAAGTGCTCTCCTTTATGGGGTTCTCCGGTGTCATCGTAAGCCCTGAACTTGGAAAAACCGACTATACCAAGCTTCCCGCCAAAAGCCCGCTGCCCTTAGGCATTGTGGTGTCCGGCAACTGGCCGCTTTGCATCTCGCGCAGTGTCTCCGATGCCATCGGCATGGAAAAACCCTTTGTCAGCCCCAAGGGCGAGCATGCCTGGATACGCAAATATGACAACAATTACTGGGTATATCCCAACTGGCCCATGGATTTGACCCCTGTCCGGGATCAGCTCAAAAAAATCGGCTACCGGGTATTTGTCCACCTCAAGGAACCCGTTCCGGACGCGGTTCAGATGAAAAAACGCCAGGGCTTGTGGAACTGGGATATCGGGCTGAAATAGAAGGGTAGGTGGCCGATTCCTTTAAGCTCCTGTAGGCCGGTTTTGCATACCCGGCTTATAAAAAAGACCGATTCCTTTAAGTCCCACTTTGATAAAGGGGGATTTAGGGGGGGGGTCCATCATTACTCGCTCCCACGCAAAGCGTGGGAGCGAATGGGGAAAATTTTTACTCGTTTACTCGTTCCCACGCTTTGCGT comes from the Desulfobacterales bacterium genome and includes:
- a CDS encoding carbon monoxide dehydrogenase accessory protein CooC — its product is MKIAVSGKGGVGKTTFAAMMIRAFNDNNKKVLAIDADPDANLASAVGIENAESITPISEMKDLVYERTEAQPGSIGGFFKLNPKVDDLPEALSAKLGNIKLMRLGGVKKGGSGCICPESTLLRALVTHIVLARDEMVIMDMEAGIEHLGRATAKAVDKLVVVVEPGRRSIDTATHIRSLAGEIGLNAISLVGNKIRSPKDEEYLKTHLSDFEFLGFLPYDDALIEADLNGVSPYDVESESKEKIADIIQHLND
- a CDS encoding peptidase U32 family protein; translation: MTESQVSNVPGRRPGTPEILAPAGSKAAFLAALSAEADAIYCGLKQFSARMAAENFTIPELARLTGLAHERNTAVYVAINTLIKPDELDDAGRLIQQLSRQVRPDGLIIQDLALLSLARQAGFRGEIHLSTIANVSFPGALDIIRGLPDISRVVLPRELSIDEIKAMAENCGNDLSLEVFVHGALCYAVSGRCYWSSYLGGKSGLRGRCVQPCRRFYEQAGARQKFFSCRDLWLDVLAKLLVEIPQISALKIEGRKKGPHYVYYTTAAYRMIRDYPNDREAKKAVSEYLDYALGRKGTHFYFLPQRPFSPIDVEDHTGSGLLVGKIQGPNKKPYLEPRMALFNNDVLRIGYEDEPWHRIYRVNKNVPKKGNLYLNFSEKDRPKNATAVFLIDRREGELDQSMAELENQLEQIRAPEPPKTRFRADRPQRAIKQFQPFDLTVYREMPEKNPDKQEHVGVWLSTEAPEIQMTEDYRVWYWLPPVIWPDEEAAFAALIDQALKNRCRNFVLNAPWQIAFFPDDANLRLWAGPFCNTANDLAAEVLSFMGFSGVIVSPELGKTDYTKLPAKSPLPLGIVVSGNWPLCISRSVSDAIGMEKPFVSPKGEHAWIRKYDNNYWVYPNWPMDLTPVRDQLKKIGYRVFVHLKEPVPDAVQMKKRQGLWNWDIGLK